Genomic segment of Atribacterota bacterium:
ACTCCAGTGAAAAGCAGATAGAAAAACCCGCTAAGAAGCGCCACTGCCGAAATCTCCCCGATACATCCCGGCACCGTTCCCACAAAAAGCCGCCAGAGAATCCGAGGCTCAAGCTGAGTAAGAGCGCTATACCCCTGGAGCTTTGAGATTCCCAGAGGGGTTGCAGTGGTGACCACATCAAGACCCTCACCGGAGAAAGGAACCCCCAGAGCCCAAATTTCCCGCACCCGCCAGCTGGTCATGATTCCTGGCCAGGAAATGAAAAGCACCGCCCGTCCCACCAGGGCGGGGTTAAAAATATTCTGTCCCAATCCGCCAAACATCTGTTTGCCGAAAATAATCGCCACTCCACTCCCCACCAGGGGAATCCAGAATGGTACCCCCGGGGGAAGCGAGAGACCCAGAAGCAGCCCGGTCACCAGAGCACTGCCATCGAAAATGGAAAGGGGCTTACGAAAAACGAAGCAATCCAGGGCCTCAAATCCAACTGCCCCAAGAATGGAGAGTAAAAGAGGCCACAGGGTTAACTGTAAGCCAAAAAAGGCCATCCCCCAGATCGTTGCGGGAAGCAAGCTCAGAAAAACCCGACCCATCACCCGAGGAACGTCAAGAGGACTCCTAAGGTGCGGTGCCGGTGTGATGACGAGTTCGCTCACTTTCTCTCTCCTCCTTTTTTGCGACGAAGCAAGATTTCATTTTTCGTCAGTTTGATGAACTGAGTGATCTGGATTCCCGCTGGACAAAGGTAACTGCAGGTCCCACACTCCATGCAGTCCATAACCCGATTTTCTTCAGCCTCCGCAAAGGCCTTAAATTCAGAGAGCTTGGCAAGGTACGATGGGGTAAGAAACATGGGACACCCTTCACTGCACCGCCCACAACGAATGCAGGGGTACTCCCGTTTTTCCACCACTTCCACAAAAAAGAGAAACCCGGAAGTCCCCTTGATTACCGGCACCTCCAGGGAAACCTGGGCAATCCCCATCATCGGTCCTCCCATCACCACTTTTCGGGGCTCCCTTTCAAATCCCCCACAAAACTCAACCAGTTCAGCGAGTATAACCCCCAGGGGAACCTCAAGGTTTCCTGGTTCTCGCAGGCAGTCCCCGCTCAGGGTAATCACCCGCTCAATCAGCGGTACCCCTTCCTGGCTCATGCGCCCCACTGCCCAGGCCGTCTGGACATTGTCCACCACCACGCCCACATCAAGTGGTAATCCCCCTGGAGGCACTTCCCGGTTCAAAATGGCCCGAATAAGCTGTTTTTCCGAACCCTGAGGATACTTGGTCCGAAGCGCGACCACCTGCAGGGGAAGAGGGAAATCTTTTTGGAGGTTTACAAAAAGCTTGATGCAGTCTTTCTTGTTTTCCTCTATCCCCACGTAAACCCGCTTCGCACCACAGGCTCGGGCCAGAACCCGCGCCCCCCGAAGCACCACCTCTGCCCGCTCCACCATCACCCGATGGTCGCAGGTGAGATACGGTTCACACTCTGCCCCATTGAGAATGAGGCTATCGATTTCCTTCCCTTGCGGTGGGGAAACCTTCACATGGGTGGGAAAGGCCGCTCCCCCCAGCCCGACTATACCACCCTCCCGAATCCATTCCCGCAAAAACTGAGGTTCAAGACGTTCGATATCCTCCGGCAAGGGTTCCCGGTATTCTCCAAGGTCCTGAAAATCATTCCCCACTACGATGGCTCGGAAGCGCCCCAAAACTGGATGCCACCACTCTTCAATCCCCTGAACGGTTCCTGAAACCGAGGCATGAACCGGGGCAGTGATAAAGGCTTCAGCATCAGCAATTTTTTGCCCTTTCCGAACGGTATCCCCCTTTTTCACCAGGGGTTCCAGAGGGGTTCCAGTGTGCTGCACAAGTGGAAGAACCACTTTTGTGGGTGGATTGATTTTCCGTATGGGCTTTCCCTCAGTGCGGTCCTTCGCCGGGTCAAGGAGAACCCCGCCGGGAAAGCTTTTCCACTTCATGATGACCTCATACCCCCTTTACGAATAAAAGTTCTCCTCCAGGAACTGCGTATGGTATACACCTTTTACAAAATCCGGATGGGAGATGATTTTCAAATGAAAGGGAATGGTGGTGGCAATCCCTTCCACCACAAAAGAGCGTAACGCTTCCCTGGCTCGTCTTATGGCCAAATCCCGATTCACATCCCAGATGATGAGTTTTCCCAGAAGTGAATCGTAGTACGGCGGTACCACGTATCCTGCATAACAGTGTGTATCAAGGCGTACTCCCGGACCATGAGGCACTTCAAGGCGGGTGATTCTGCCGGGAGAAGGGGCAAACCTTTGATTCGGGTCTTCAGCGTTGATCCGCATCTCCAGAGCATGCCCCCGCAACAGGACCTCCTCCTGGGTCATACTCAGTTTTTCTCCAGCACCCACCCGAATTTGTTCCCGCACAATGTCCACTCCGGAAATCATCTCTGTGACCGGATGCTCCACCTGAATCCGGGCGTTGAACTCCATAAAATAGAACGCTCCATCATCGGTGAACAAAAACTCCAGGGTCCCGCAACTGGTGTAATGCAGGACTTTTGCTGCGCGTACTCCCGCTTCACAGATTTTCTGCCGGAGTTCCTGGGTCAATGCTAAAGAAGGCGCTTCTTCCAGAATCTTCTGGCGCCGTCTCTGCAGCGAACATTCCCGTTCCCCCAGGTGAATCACGTTCCCGAAAGTATCAGCCAAAATCTGTACTTCCACATGCCGAGCCCGACTGATGAGTTTCTCCATATAGAGCTCTTCTCGACCAAAGGCAAGCTTTGCTTCCCGTTCAGCGCTCCGGAAAGCTTCCTCAAAGCTCTCGGCGTTCTCGACCACCCGGATTCCCCGTCCACCCCCTCCCAGAGAAGCCTTCAAAAGCAGAGGGTATCCCAGTTCCGTCGCAACGGATCGACCCTCATCAAGGCTTCGTATCGGTTCCAGGGGTCCCGGTACCACCGGCACACCAGCCTCGTGGAGCCTTTTCTTCACATGGAGCTTATTTTTCATACCCCGCAACGTTTCCAGACTCGGGCCAATAAAGGTGAAACCCTTTTCGGTAAGCCTTTCTACAAACTCGGCATTTTCGGACAAAAACCCATAGCCGGGATGCACGGCATCCACTCCAGTGACCTCACATGCCCGAATGATTTTCTCGATATTGAGATAGGTTTCCTGGGGGAGATTCCCCCCCAACGCCACTTTTTGGTCCACATACCGCAAATGCGCAAGACCGGCATCGGCATCAGAAAAAATTCCCACCGTTTTGATTCCCAGTTCCCGACAAGCCCGCAGAACCCGCAGAGCGATTTCTCCTCGGTTGGCAATCAACACCTTCTCAAACAATCTGCATCACTCCCCACTACATCAAAATCCGTTCTTCTGGATAGGTCAAAAGCTCTCTGCGCTCCTGGGCCAGACGGAACGATACAATAGCCGTCAGAATTCCCACCCTTCCCAGGTACATGTTGAGCATCAGGACCACTTTCCCCAGATCCGAATGGTACGGAGTGAGACCCCGGGAAAGACCCACCGTTCCAAACGCCGAAATCACTTCAAAAAACGTGTCAAGGACTTCAGTCCCTTGCCACGCCAGCAGGAAAACCCCACTCACAAAAATCAGCACAAAAGCCATGGCCGTCAGCGCTACTGCCCGGTAGACCATCGAAGACGCCACCCGGCGGTGGAAAAACTCCACCCGTTCTCTTCCATGCAAAAAACTCCAGATCATCCCTCCCAGAATGGCAAAGGTGGTGGTTTTCACCCCACCACCGGTTCCTCCGGGTGAAGCTCCCACAAACATAAGAAGCATCAAAAGCACCGCC
This window contains:
- a CDS encoding RnfABCDGE type electron transport complex subunit D, encoding MSELVITPAPHLRSPLDVPRVMGRVFLSLLPATIWGMAFFGLQLTLWPLLLSILGAVGFEALDCFVFRKPLSIFDGSALVTGLLLGLSLPPGVPFWIPLVGSGVAIIFGKQMFGGLGQNIFNPALVGRAVLFISWPGIMTSWRVREIWALGVPFSGEGLDVVTTATPLGISKLQGYSALTQLEPRILWRLFVGTVPGCIGEISAVALLSGFFYLLFTGVVRWDIPTFYFLGLAITGAIAGQNPLYHILAGSAIMGGCFMVTDYVTSPVTFKGKIIFGLGAGIFTGIIRWLGGYPEGVTFGILIMNALVPFLDRLLPRRFGVKKV
- the rsxC gene encoding electron transport complex subunit RsxC; its protein translation is MKWKSFPGGVLLDPAKDRTEGKPIRKINPPTKVVLPLVQHTGTPLEPLVKKGDTVRKGQKIADAEAFITAPVHASVSGTVQGIEEWWHPVLGRFRAIVVGNDFQDLGEYREPLPEDIERLEPQFLREWIREGGIVGLGGAAFPTHVKVSPPQGKEIDSLILNGAECEPYLTCDHRVMVERAEVVLRGARVLARACGAKRVYVGIEENKKDCIKLFVNLQKDFPLPLQVVALRTKYPQGSEKQLIRAILNREVPPGGLPLDVGVVVDNVQTAWAVGRMSQEGVPLIERVITLSGDCLREPGNLEVPLGVILAELVEFCGGFEREPRKVVMGGPMMGIAQVSLEVPVIKGTSGFLFFVEVVEKREYPCIRCGRCSEGCPMFLTPSYLAKLSEFKAFAEAEENRVMDCMECGTCSYLCPAGIQITQFIKLTKNEILLRRKKGGERK
- a CDS encoding acetyl-CoA carboxylase biotin carboxylase subunit; protein product: MFEKVLIANRGEIALRVLRACRELGIKTVGIFSDADAGLAHLRYVDQKVALGGNLPQETYLNIEKIIRACEVTGVDAVHPGYGFLSENAEFVERLTEKGFTFIGPSLETLRGMKNKLHVKKRLHEAGVPVVPGPLEPIRSLDEGRSVATELGYPLLLKASLGGGGRGIRVVENAESFEEAFRSAEREAKLAFGREELYMEKLISRARHVEVQILADTFGNVIHLGERECSLQRRRQKILEEAPSLALTQELRQKICEAGVRAAKVLHYTSCGTLEFLFTDDGAFYFMEFNARIQVEHPVTEMISGVDIVREQIRVGAGEKLSMTQEEVLLRGHALEMRINAEDPNQRFAPSPGRITRLEVPHGPGVRLDTHCYAGYVVPPYYDSLLGKLIIWDVNRDLAIRRAREALRSFVVEGIATTIPFHLKIISHPDFVKGVYHTQFLEENFYS